One genomic window of Oncorhynchus kisutch isolate 150728-3 linkage group LG26, Okis_V2, whole genome shotgun sequence includes the following:
- the LOC109871356 gene encoding protein FAM171B isoform X2 produces MSTRHVLSLATVEVYVNYTRTNSALTTEDGRVVLYVPYQLGLPLTIVASMDSYLLTLLPWKTTRMPIFSAVTMSLLSINQGNIWWFDDSVLITGKTSDALSQPRVQFPKSLLNLTDRRSLSSFRAYLTTPQPPVGKDCYAYTAGLLINQSGYSSIELSPIAAVSAQLLSNGREIQVTGPVQITLPLGDNSGLQASHAVPAWSFDHTTGAWMNRGLGIMKMEEGKLFWTFMAPHLGYWIAAPMPSIKGYMGHATPMDFISYHSSLIVAVLGGTLVLLVGVLAVMLCCRREPKTKRIPATKMASLEMDQTTTTHDNQLCEVSSQDSTHSEDVSHQLLTRRGDGKLDDSATSKYNDDFNIYIEGTDLIGPESSRPLQQALLVNSSDILWTRGISEGINLPLSLNESLFLQDRLLHFHNQPVAIRHAPGLLSSPEQPSPGCRSATLPRTGGMYDLGQGQTVGMDNLTQTLPKAPLATLERSQGHGREGTSQGQGGLHGDTSTFKPESWSRYYSSLPESVSVPSTLNEARGRGGHRPGGGRPFSSELQEADQNSEQTPSELTRARPSPLAPRAWFVSLEGKPAAEICRNSSSVTDSKRKRRAAGDSRDTSLDSGVDMSEPNNQPTVGNRQTMLDRSGTFVKRATLHIKPPLLVSGEELNKECSGKGALGGQTPNDDAPQGTNHGASGTSTNVSQERGEGPSACPERH; encoded by the exons ATGTCAACCCGCCACGTCCTGAGCCTAGCCACAGTGGAGGTGTATGTGAACTACACCAGGACCAACTCTGCTCTCACCACTGAGGATGGTAGAGTTGTTCTTTATGTGCCCTACCAACTGGGGTTACCCCTCACCATCGTGGCTAGCATGGATAGTTACCTGCTCACCCTGCTGCCCTGGAAAACCACCAGGATGCCaa TATTTTCAGCTGTGACCATGTCCCTGTTGTCCATAAACCAAGGCAACATCTGGTGGTTTGACGATTCAGTTCTGATAACTGGCAAAACATCTG ATGCCTTGTCTCAGCCCAGGGTCCAGTTCCCTAAGAGTCTCCTGAACCTGACAGACAGAAGAAGCCTCTCCTCTTTCAGAGCTTACCTAACAACGCCTCAGCCTCCCGTTGGGAAAGACTGCTACGCCTACACCGCTGGTCTTCTCATCAACCAGTcag GATACAGCAGCATTGAGTTGAGCCCCATAGCAGCTGTCAGTGCTCAACTCTTGTCCAATGGCAGAGAGATCCAGGTGACCGGGCCAGTACAGATCACTCTACCCCTGGGGGACAACTCTGGACTGCAGGCCTCTCATGCTGTGCCAGCCTGGTCCTTTGACCATACTACTG GTGCCTGGATGAACAGAGGACTGGGAATTATgaagatggaggaggggaagttGTTTTGGACCTTCATGGCCCCTCATCTAGGCTACTGGATAGCAGCACCCATGCCTTCGATCAAgg GTTACATGGGACATGCCACCCCTATGGACTTCATCTCCTACCATAGCTCCTTGATCGTGGCTGTGCTAGGAGGAACTCTTGTCCTCCTTGTTGGAGTTTTAGCAGTGATGCTCTGTTGTCGTAG GGAACCTAAGACAAAGAGGATCCCCGCCACCAAAATGGCGTCGTTGGAGATGGACCAAACCACCACGACACATGACAACCAACTCTGCGAAGTGTCCTCTCAAGACTCCACCCACTCTGAAGACGTATCCCACCAATTATTAACGAGGAGGGGCGATGGCAAATTGGACGATTCAGCCACTTCCAAGTACAATGACGACTTCAACATTTACATTGAGGGTACAGATCTTATTGGTCCAGAGTCCTCCAGGCCTTTGCAGCAGGCCCTTCTTGTCAACAGCAGTGACATTCTGTGGACACGGGGCATTTCTGAGGGGAtaaatctacctctctctctcaatgagaGCTTGTTCCTCCAGGACAGACTGCTCCACTTCCACAACCAACCTGTGGCTATCCGCCATGCTCCGGGGCTTTTGAGCTCACCAGAGCAGCCCTCTCCGGGATGCAGGTCTGCCACCCTGCCCCGAACAGGTGGGATGTACGACCTTGGGCAAGGACAAACTGTGGGCATGGACAACCTCACACAGACTTTACCCAAGGCCCCTCTGGCCACTCTGGAGCGCTCCCAGGGGCACGGCAGGGAGGGGACTTCACAGGGACAGGGAGGGCTTCACGGGGACACCTCCACCTTCAAGCCAGAGTCCTGGAGCCGATACTACAGCAGCCTCCCAGAGTCCGTCTCAGTCCCCAGCACGCTGAACGAggccagaggaagaggaggccacCGCCCTGGGGGTGGGCGTCCCTTTTCCAGTGAGCTCCAGGAAGCAGACCAGAATTCAGAGCAGACGCCCTCAGAGCTCACCAGGGCCAGGCCCTCTCCCCTCGCCCCACGGGCATGGTTTGTATCCCTGGAGGGCAAACCGGCCGCAGAGATCTGCCGCAACTCTTCCTCCGTCACGGACTCCAAGAGAAAACGCAGGGCGGCAGGGGACAGCCGTGACACCAGTCTTGACTCTGGAGTGGATATGAGCGAGCCCAACAACCAGCCAACTGTTGGGAATAGGCAGACGATGCTGGATCGTAGTGGCACCTTTGTCAAGAGAGCCACGCTCCATATTAAGCCCCCCCTTCTCGTCTCCGGTGAGGAATTGAACAAGGAGTGCAGCGGGAAAGGCGCCTTGGGGGGCCAGACCCCAAATGATGACGCCCCCCAGGGGACCAACCATGGTGCTAGCGGAACTAGTACCAACGTCtcacaggagagaggggaggggccgAGTGCTTGCCCAGAGAGACACTGA
- the LOC109871356 gene encoding protein FAM171B isoform X1, with protein MSVLGVYLLLFALFYRDGMRLTASSLSAAGQMAQRDDRDIVDFIVKGAADHQVVQQIQHQDQTASVYSSGSEFPLKVQVNDMSTRHVLSLATVEVYVNYTRTNSALTTEDGRVVLYVPYQLGLPLTIVASMDSYLLTLLPWKTTRMPIFSAVTMSLLSINQGNIWWFDDSVLITGKTSDALSQPRVQFPKSLLNLTDRRSLSSFRAYLTTPQPPVGKDCYAYTAGLLINQSGYSSIELSPIAAVSAQLLSNGREIQVTGPVQITLPLGDNSGLQASHAVPAWSFDHTTGAWMNRGLGIMKMEEGKLFWTFMAPHLGYWIAAPMPSIKGYMGHATPMDFISYHSSLIVAVLGGTLVLLVGVLAVMLCCRREPKTKRIPATKMASLEMDQTTTTHDNQLCEVSSQDSTHSEDVSHQLLTRRGDGKLDDSATSKYNDDFNIYIEGTDLIGPESSRPLQQALLVNSSDILWTRGISEGINLPLSLNESLFLQDRLLHFHNQPVAIRHAPGLLSSPEQPSPGCRSATLPRTGGMYDLGQGQTVGMDNLTQTLPKAPLATLERSQGHGREGTSQGQGGLHGDTSTFKPESWSRYYSSLPESVSVPSTLNEARGRGGHRPGGGRPFSSELQEADQNSEQTPSELTRARPSPLAPRAWFVSLEGKPAAEICRNSSSVTDSKRKRRAAGDSRDTSLDSGVDMSEPNNQPTVGNRQTMLDRSGTFVKRATLHIKPPLLVSGEELNKECSGKGALGGQTPNDDAPQGTNHGASGTSTNVSQERGEGPSACPERH; from the exons GCTCTGAATTCCCTCTGAAGGTCCAGGTCAATGACATGTCAACCCGCCACGTCCTGAGCCTAGCCACAGTGGAGGTGTATGTGAACTACACCAGGACCAACTCTGCTCTCACCACTGAGGATGGTAGAGTTGTTCTTTATGTGCCCTACCAACTGGGGTTACCCCTCACCATCGTGGCTAGCATGGATAGTTACCTGCTCACCCTGCTGCCCTGGAAAACCACCAGGATGCCaa TATTTTCAGCTGTGACCATGTCCCTGTTGTCCATAAACCAAGGCAACATCTGGTGGTTTGACGATTCAGTTCTGATAACTGGCAAAACATCTG ATGCCTTGTCTCAGCCCAGGGTCCAGTTCCCTAAGAGTCTCCTGAACCTGACAGACAGAAGAAGCCTCTCCTCTTTCAGAGCTTACCTAACAACGCCTCAGCCTCCCGTTGGGAAAGACTGCTACGCCTACACCGCTGGTCTTCTCATCAACCAGTcag GATACAGCAGCATTGAGTTGAGCCCCATAGCAGCTGTCAGTGCTCAACTCTTGTCCAATGGCAGAGAGATCCAGGTGACCGGGCCAGTACAGATCACTCTACCCCTGGGGGACAACTCTGGACTGCAGGCCTCTCATGCTGTGCCAGCCTGGTCCTTTGACCATACTACTG GTGCCTGGATGAACAGAGGACTGGGAATTATgaagatggaggaggggaagttGTTTTGGACCTTCATGGCCCCTCATCTAGGCTACTGGATAGCAGCACCCATGCCTTCGATCAAgg GTTACATGGGACATGCCACCCCTATGGACTTCATCTCCTACCATAGCTCCTTGATCGTGGCTGTGCTAGGAGGAACTCTTGTCCTCCTTGTTGGAGTTTTAGCAGTGATGCTCTGTTGTCGTAG GGAACCTAAGACAAAGAGGATCCCCGCCACCAAAATGGCGTCGTTGGAGATGGACCAAACCACCACGACACATGACAACCAACTCTGCGAAGTGTCCTCTCAAGACTCCACCCACTCTGAAGACGTATCCCACCAATTATTAACGAGGAGGGGCGATGGCAAATTGGACGATTCAGCCACTTCCAAGTACAATGACGACTTCAACATTTACATTGAGGGTACAGATCTTATTGGTCCAGAGTCCTCCAGGCCTTTGCAGCAGGCCCTTCTTGTCAACAGCAGTGACATTCTGTGGACACGGGGCATTTCTGAGGGGAtaaatctacctctctctctcaatgagaGCTTGTTCCTCCAGGACAGACTGCTCCACTTCCACAACCAACCTGTGGCTATCCGCCATGCTCCGGGGCTTTTGAGCTCACCAGAGCAGCCCTCTCCGGGATGCAGGTCTGCCACCCTGCCCCGAACAGGTGGGATGTACGACCTTGGGCAAGGACAAACTGTGGGCATGGACAACCTCACACAGACTTTACCCAAGGCCCCTCTGGCCACTCTGGAGCGCTCCCAGGGGCACGGCAGGGAGGGGACTTCACAGGGACAGGGAGGGCTTCACGGGGACACCTCCACCTTCAAGCCAGAGTCCTGGAGCCGATACTACAGCAGCCTCCCAGAGTCCGTCTCAGTCCCCAGCACGCTGAACGAggccagaggaagaggaggccacCGCCCTGGGGGTGGGCGTCCCTTTTCCAGTGAGCTCCAGGAAGCAGACCAGAATTCAGAGCAGACGCCCTCAGAGCTCACCAGGGCCAGGCCCTCTCCCCTCGCCCCACGGGCATGGTTTGTATCCCTGGAGGGCAAACCGGCCGCAGAGATCTGCCGCAACTCTTCCTCCGTCACGGACTCCAAGAGAAAACGCAGGGCGGCAGGGGACAGCCGTGACACCAGTCTTGACTCTGGAGTGGATATGAGCGAGCCCAACAACCAGCCAACTGTTGGGAATAGGCAGACGATGCTGGATCGTAGTGGCACCTTTGTCAAGAGAGCCACGCTCCATATTAAGCCCCCCCTTCTCGTCTCCGGTGAGGAATTGAACAAGGAGTGCAGCGGGAAAGGCGCCTTGGGGGGCCAGACCCCAAATGATGACGCCCCCCAGGGGACCAACCATGGTGCTAGCGGAACTAGTACCAACGTCtcacaggagagaggggaggggccgAGTGCTTGCCCAGAGAGACACTGA